A genome region from Thiohalobacter sp. includes the following:
- a CDS encoding TatD family hydrolase yields the protein MVDIGVNLTNRAFARDPDAVIEGAMAAGVTRMIVTGTSVAHSEAALELCARWPGVLWATAGIHPHHASECDAAALRALEGLLAESAVVAVGECGLDFNRNYSPPEQQEAAFVAQLGLARDCGKPLFLHERDAHARQLELLDAEAAGLPGVAHCFTGDVAQMRAYVARGLHVGVTGWVCDERRGQALQAAVPEIPEDRLLLETDAPWLVPRDLRPRPAGGRNEPRFLPHVCAAVARLRGAAPEAIAAVTTANAERLFGLDRIPGAP from the coding sequence CTGGTCGATATCGGCGTCAATCTCACCAATCGTGCCTTCGCCCGCGATCCGGATGCCGTGATCGAGGGTGCCATGGCCGCCGGCGTCACGCGCATGATCGTGACCGGCACCAGCGTGGCACATTCCGAGGCGGCCCTTGAACTCTGCGCGCGCTGGCCGGGCGTGCTCTGGGCGACCGCCGGCATCCATCCCCACCATGCCTCGGAGTGCGATGCCGCGGCGCTGCGGGCGCTGGAGGGACTGCTGGCCGAGTCCGCGGTGGTGGCGGTGGGCGAGTGTGGGCTGGACTTCAACCGCAACTACAGCCCGCCGGAGCAACAGGAGGCCGCTTTCGTCGCCCAGTTGGGGCTGGCCCGGGATTGTGGCAAGCCGCTGTTCCTGCATGAGCGCGATGCCCATGCCCGCCAGCTGGAACTGCTGGATGCCGAGGCGGCCGGGTTGCCCGGCGTGGCCCACTGCTTCACCGGCGATGTGGCGCAGATGCGGGCCTACGTGGCACGCGGGCTGCACGTGGGGGTGACAGGCTGGGTCTGCGACGAGCGCCGTGGCCAGGCACTGCAGGCAGCGGTGCCGGAGATCCCGGAGGATCGCCTGCTGCTGGAGACGGATGCGCCCTGGCTCGTGCCGCGCGATCTCCGGCCCCGGCCGGCCGGAGGGCGCAACGAACCGCGCTTCCTGCCCCATGTGTGTGCGGCGGTGGCGCGGCTGCGGGGCGCGGCGCCGGAGGCGATCGCTGCCGTCACCACCGCCAATGCCGAACGGCTGTTCGGTCTCGACAGGATTCCGGGGGCGCCATGA
- a CDS encoding DUF1631 domain-containing protein yields MTIIHMNEFERTRKGLSQQECTALLRECRELSLSRLGEALTRMMDGVDDALFELAEKAESNAQQTQYFDAMREVRLKRAAMEAAFRSRLLEGFNAEIRREDGVQSDADSLSLDGDSLDLVDDERLEEDLAVKNMITKIEVNCRQELGALNQRIGFLLGDRELARGDNPIGPRVICTAFLDACADIESGLKVKLIILKLFDRFVVGNDVLPLYQALNRLLTERGVLRDLRPTVKRQPGSGASVPDSGGAPAMEGEEQDFLATLQGLVPQGGGLPGLPGVGGAAGSGRGVPATPAFLQDLTLLQQGDAELAGGLAAIEAGAVAAGTVNVIRDIRQTAAAQGVSGTDAMIIDVVAMLFDYILDDDNIPDPMKAQIGRLQIPVLKVAMLDHAFFNRKSHPARRLLNALADAAATWDGEDDDSLRRRIEAVVQRVLVEFEDDIALFDELAEEFEDFLERERRRAAEAEARSARLLDNKERLRLAKQAVKAEVEARCNRHELPRFVCGFLVSYWQNLLLITRVKEGEDSLEWKRALATMDNLIWSVQPKQVQERERLVRMLPGLLGALREGMTLISMREDDFQDFLARLADRHAEVVNQAAVGTVEAAPPALDEDPLADLPPLGGEEADEDGAPVEENPEVTTATLHRLIREENLGDIEVEEITLGEDDPQTVEAEDEYLEMARRLEQGTWIEFRDDEGQSHRAKLTWISPISGNYLFTNRQGHKSADMTLQGLAAEFRRGSARIIEDVPLIDRAVSSLLDGLRGTG; encoded by the coding sequence ATGACCATCATCCACATGAACGAATTCGAGCGCACAAGAAAGGGACTGAGCCAGCAGGAGTGCACCGCCCTGTTGCGGGAATGCCGTGAGCTCAGCCTGTCCCGTCTGGGCGAGGCCCTGACGCGCATGATGGATGGCGTCGACGATGCTCTGTTCGAGCTGGCCGAGAAGGCGGAGAGCAATGCCCAGCAGACCCAGTACTTCGATGCCATGCGCGAGGTGCGCCTGAAGCGGGCCGCCATGGAGGCCGCCTTCCGTAGCCGGCTGCTGGAGGGCTTCAATGCCGAGATCCGGCGGGAGGATGGTGTGCAGAGCGACGCCGACAGCCTGTCACTGGATGGCGACAGCCTGGACCTGGTCGACGACGAGCGCCTCGAGGAAGACCTTGCGGTGAAGAACATGATCACCAAGATCGAGGTCAACTGCCGTCAGGAACTGGGCGCGCTCAACCAGCGCATCGGTTTTCTCTTGGGCGACCGCGAGCTGGCGCGCGGCGACAACCCGATCGGCCCGCGGGTGATCTGCACGGCCTTCCTCGATGCCTGCGCCGACATCGAGTCGGGACTCAAGGTCAAGCTCATCATCCTCAAGCTGTTCGATCGCTTCGTGGTCGGCAACGACGTGTTGCCGCTGTACCAGGCCCTGAACAGGCTGCTGACCGAGCGCGGCGTGCTGCGCGACCTGCGGCCCACGGTCAAGCGCCAGCCGGGCAGTGGGGCGTCCGTGCCGGATAGCGGCGGTGCGCCTGCCATGGAAGGTGAGGAGCAGGATTTCCTTGCCACCCTGCAGGGCCTGGTGCCGCAGGGCGGCGGTCTGCCGGGCTTGCCGGGTGTGGGTGGCGCAGCGGGGTCGGGCCGCGGCGTGCCGGCGACTCCGGCCTTCCTGCAGGACCTGACCCTGCTGCAGCAGGGGGATGCCGAACTGGCGGGCGGACTGGCTGCCATCGAGGCCGGTGCCGTTGCCGCCGGCACCGTGAACGTCATTCGCGACATCCGCCAGACCGCTGCCGCGCAGGGCGTGAGCGGTACCGACGCCATGATCATCGACGTGGTCGCCATGCTCTTCGACTACATACTCGATGACGACAACATCCCCGATCCCATGAAGGCCCAGATCGGCCGGCTGCAGATACCGGTGCTGAAGGTGGCCATGCTCGACCACGCCTTCTTCAATCGCAAGTCGCACCCCGCACGTCGCCTGCTCAACGCCCTGGCCGATGCCGCGGCCACCTGGGATGGGGAGGACGACGACAGCCTGCGGCGCCGGATCGAGGCGGTGGTGCAGCGGGTGCTGGTGGAGTTCGAGGACGACATCGCCCTGTTCGACGAGCTGGCCGAGGAGTTCGAGGACTTTCTGGAGCGCGAACGTCGCCGGGCCGCGGAGGCGGAGGCCCGTTCCGCGCGGCTGCTGGACAACAAGGAACGGCTGCGGCTGGCCAAGCAGGCGGTGAAGGCCGAGGTCGAGGCCCGTTGCAACCGCCATGAACTGCCGCGCTTCGTGTGCGGGTTCCTGGTGAGCTACTGGCAGAATCTGCTGTTGATCACCCGGGTCAAGGAAGGCGAGGACAGCCTGGAATGGAAGCGGGCGCTCGCGACCATGGACAACCTGATCTGGAGCGTGCAGCCCAAGCAGGTACAGGAACGGGAGCGCCTGGTGCGCATGCTGCCGGGGCTGCTCGGCGCGCTGCGCGAGGGCATGACCCTGATCTCCATGCGCGAGGACGACTTTCAGGATTTCCTCGCCCGGCTCGCCGACCGCCATGCCGAGGTGGTCAATCAGGCCGCCGTGGGTACGGTGGAGGCCGCGCCGCCTGCCCTGGACGAGGATCCGCTGGCCGACCTGCCGCCGCTGGGTGGCGAGGAAGCGGACGAGGATGGCGCGCCGGTGGAGGAGAACCCGGAGGTCACCACCGCCACCTTGCATCGCCTCATCCGCGAGGAGAACCTGGGCGACATCGAGGTGGAGGAGATCACCCTGGGCGAGGACGACCCGCAGACGGTGGAGGCAGAGGACGAGTACCTGGAGATGGCGCGGCGGCTGGAGCAGGGCACCTGGATCGAGTTCCGCGACGACGAGGGCCAGAGCCATCGAGCCAAGCTGACCTGGATCAGCCCCATCAGTGGCAACTACCTGTTCACCAACCGCCAGGGCCACAAGTCCGCGGACATGACCCTGCAGGGCCTGGCCGCCGAATTCCGGCGCGGCTCTGCCCGCATCATCGAGGACGTGCCGCTGATCGACCGCGCGGTGAGCAGCCTGCTGGACGGCCTGCGCGGTACCGGCTGA
- a CDS encoding M67 family metallopeptidase, with amino-acid sequence MTQAVLLPRPLVNQLLTEAQRNAEIEVCGLIGARDGRPERFYPVANVAERPGELFRMDPAGQIDAMRRMREAGETLFAVYHSHPHAPARPSARDLEEAAYPEALYLIASLDTKGVLELRGYRLADGEAAEVPLELEEMAD; translated from the coding sequence GTGACACAAGCCGTCCTGCTGCCCCGCCCCCTGGTCAACCAGCTGCTCACCGAGGCGCAGCGCAACGCCGAGATCGAGGTCTGCGGCCTGATCGGCGCGCGCGATGGGCGACCGGAACGCTTCTACCCCGTGGCCAACGTGGCCGAACGCCCTGGCGAGCTCTTCCGCATGGACCCCGCCGGCCAGATCGACGCCATGCGCCGCATGCGTGAGGCGGGCGAGACCCTGTTCGCCGTCTACCACTCCCACCCCCATGCCCCGGCCCGGCCCTCGGCACGCGACCTGGAGGAAGCCGCTTATCCGGAGGCGCTCTACCTCATCGCCTCGCTCGACACCAAGGGCGTGCTGGAACTGCGCGGCTACCGCCTGGCCGACGGCGAGGCGGCGGAGGTGCCGCTGGAACTGGAAGAAATGGCAGATTGA
- a CDS encoding ATPase codes for MRLTAREFRDWDSKRITLLGMSGVGKTRLACMLRRRDWFHYSGDYRIGTRYLDEPILDNIKAQAMQIPFLRELLRSDSIHIINNITVDNLAPVSSFLGKLGNPELGGLGLAEFKRRQALHRDAEIRAMRDVPAFIDKAQSIYGYRHFINDAGGSVCELDDPETLDTLAEHTLIVYIKASHEDEQELIRRAESDPKPLYYREDFLDRQLAEYMAAEALDYVAQIDPDAFVRWIFPRLFYERIPRYERIAADHGYTVSTEELWAVEDEAGFLQLIERALERQR; via the coding sequence ATGAGACTGACTGCGCGGGAATTCCGCGACTGGGACAGCAAGCGCATCACCCTGCTGGGGATGTCCGGCGTGGGCAAGACCCGGCTGGCCTGCATGCTGCGGCGGCGTGACTGGTTCCACTACTCGGGCGACTACCGCATCGGCACCCGCTACCTGGACGAGCCCATACTCGACAACATCAAGGCGCAGGCGATGCAGATCCCCTTTCTGCGCGAGCTGCTGCGCTCGGACTCCATCCACATCATCAACAACATCACGGTGGACAACCTGGCACCGGTGTCCAGCTTCCTCGGCAAACTCGGCAATCCCGAGCTGGGCGGGCTGGGGCTGGCCGAATTCAAGCGTCGCCAGGCCCTGCACCGCGACGCCGAGATCCGCGCCATGCGCGACGTGCCTGCCTTTATCGACAAGGCGCAGTCGATATACGGCTACCGCCACTTCATCAACGATGCCGGCGGCAGTGTCTGCGAACTGGACGATCCGGAGACGCTGGACACCCTCGCCGAACATACGCTGATCGTCTATATAAAGGCCAGCCATGAAGACGAACAGGAACTGATCCGCCGTGCCGAGAGCGACCCCAAGCCGCTCTACTATCGCGAGGACTTCCTCGACCGCCAGCTCGCCGAGTACATGGCTGCGGAAGCACTGGACTATGTCGCCCAGATCGACCCCGATGCCTTCGTGCGCTGGATCTTCCCGCGCCTCTTCTACGAGCGCATCCCGCGCTACGAGCGCATTGCCGCCGACCACGGCTATACCGTCAGCACCGAGGAACTGTGGGCGGTGGAGGACGAGGCCGGCTTCCTGCAACTGATCGAACGGGCGCTGGAACGCCAGCGCTGA
- a CDS encoding HAD-IIB family hydrolase, whose amino-acid sequence MPRYDTRCFPFETSETPRARAMATDERILLCTDLDRTLLPNGPAPESPLARPLFHHLVEHEPLLLAYVSGRNRSLIEAAIREWDLPLPDYAVADVGTTIHRPQAGEWQVWEPWWTHIGRAWGRRTAADLAPLFDDFEELAPQAPEHQGRYKLSFHAPADTDHAALLARMQRRLGEQGLRASLVWSVDETRPIGLVDVLPPDADKLGAIRFLMRELGLGPEQLLFAGDSGNDLPVLASEIPAVLVANASDAVREAAEWAAHEAGHDDRLYPARGLSDDLNGNYAAGIIEGLVHYHPRMAEAVRRHLAHLQTSGS is encoded by the coding sequence GTGCCGCGGTATGATACCCGCTGCTTCCCGTTCGAGACCAGCGAGACGCCCCGCGCCCGAGCCATGGCCACCGACGAACGCATCCTGCTCTGCACCGACCTCGACCGCACCCTGCTGCCCAACGGCCCGGCGCCCGAGTCGCCGCTGGCGCGCCCCTTGTTCCATCACCTGGTCGAGCACGAGCCACTGCTGCTGGCCTACGTCTCCGGCCGCAACCGGTCACTCATCGAGGCGGCCATCAGGGAATGGGACCTGCCCCTGCCCGACTATGCCGTGGCCGACGTCGGCACCACCATCCATCGACCGCAGGCGGGCGAATGGCAGGTGTGGGAACCCTGGTGGACCCACATCGGCCGGGCCTGGGGCAGGCGCACCGCGGCCGATCTGGCGCCGCTGTTCGACGACTTCGAGGAGCTCGCGCCGCAGGCGCCGGAACACCAGGGGCGCTACAAGCTGAGCTTCCATGCGCCCGCCGACACGGACCACGCCGCGCTGCTGGCAAGGATGCAGCGTCGCCTGGGCGAGCAGGGGTTGAGGGCGAGCCTGGTCTGGAGCGTCGACGAAACCCGGCCCATCGGCCTGGTCGACGTGCTGCCGCCGGACGCGGACAAGCTCGGGGCCATCCGCTTCCTGATGCGCGAGCTGGGTCTGGGGCCGGAACAGCTGCTGTTCGCCGGCGACAGCGGCAACGACCTGCCCGTGCTGGCCAGCGAAATCCCCGCCGTGCTGGTGGCCAATGCCAGCGACGCGGTGCGCGAGGCGGCCGAATGGGCAGCGCACGAGGCGGGCCATGACGACCGGCTGTACCCGGCCCGGGGCCTGTCGGATGATTTGAACGGGAACTATGCCGCAGGCATCATCGAGGGACTGGTGCATTATCATCCCCGGATGGCGGAGGCCGTGCGTCGCCATCTGGCCCATCTGCAAACCTCCGGGAGCTGA
- a CDS encoding bacteriohemerythrin: MDCNRIADLPEVALAEMNAVHQEEMRLLREFIATLEACDHGHESRDALDPLLGALLDHLQAHFRGEEARMEAAAFPPYAVHKAEHDRVLAEARAVAEAWLRFRDYDTLRRYFCEMLPRWMFDHVATMDRVTAAYLAEREGLE, encoded by the coding sequence ATGGACTGCAACCGGATTGCCGATCTGCCCGAGGTGGCGCTGGCGGAGATGAATGCCGTACACCAGGAGGAGATGCGCCTGCTGCGTGAATTCATCGCCACCCTGGAGGCCTGCGACCACGGCCACGAGTCCCGGGATGCGCTCGACCCGCTGCTCGGCGCGCTGCTCGACCATCTGCAGGCCCACTTCCGCGGCGAGGAGGCGCGCATGGAAGCGGCCGCCTTTCCGCCCTATGCCGTGCACAAGGCCGAACATGACCGGGTGCTGGCCGAAGCGCGCGCGGTGGCCGAGGCCTGGCTGCGCTTCCGGGATTACGACACCCTCCGACGCTACTTCTGCGAGATGCTGCCGCGGTGGATGTTCGACCATGTCGCGACCATGGATCGGGTCACGGCGGCCTATCTGGCGGAGCGGGAGGGTTTGGAGTGA
- the metA gene encoding homoserine O-succinyltransferase MetA, with protein sequence MPLVANTALPTFERLRQEGETVIPRDFALQQEIRELHIGLLNMMPDAALAATERQFFRLVGESNQIAQFYMHPFSLPQLERGPEAQAHIDRYYERFEDLKQQGLDALIITGANVVGPELSTQPFWEPLIEVIDWAWDNVTSTLCSCLATHAVMEFRYGQKRRPLGFKRWGVYPHRVTDRKHPLVAGVNTRFDVPHSRFNQIDRAQFEAAGLHVLAESDTAGVHLAVSEDLFRIVFFQGHPEYDIISLLKEYKREVLRFAAGQRPDYPPFPEHYFSLQSQAILEEHRDRVIAALDHGTPLPELPERLIAQRLDNTWHDTAEAVINNWIGKVYQITNIDRRLPFQDGVDPDDPLGLRRRP encoded by the coding sequence GTGCCTCTGGTTGCCAATACCGCCTTGCCCACTTTCGAACGCCTGCGACAGGAGGGCGAGACTGTCATCCCCCGCGACTTCGCCCTGCAGCAGGAGATCCGCGAACTGCACATCGGGCTGCTGAACATGATGCCCGACGCCGCGCTGGCCGCGACCGAGCGCCAGTTCTTCCGCCTGGTCGGCGAATCCAACCAGATCGCCCAGTTCTACATGCATCCCTTCTCGCTGCCGCAGCTCGAGCGCGGCCCGGAGGCACAGGCTCACATCGACCGCTACTACGAACGCTTCGAGGACCTCAAGCAGCAGGGGCTGGATGCCCTCATCATCACCGGCGCCAATGTGGTCGGCCCGGAGCTGTCCACACAGCCCTTCTGGGAACCGCTGATCGAGGTCATCGACTGGGCCTGGGACAATGTCACCTCGACACTTTGCTCATGCCTTGCCACCCACGCAGTGATGGAGTTCCGCTACGGGCAGAAGCGCCGCCCGCTCGGCTTCAAGCGCTGGGGCGTCTATCCGCATCGCGTAACGGATCGCAAGCACCCGCTGGTGGCGGGCGTGAACACCCGCTTCGATGTGCCGCACTCGCGCTTCAACCAGATCGACCGCGCCCAGTTCGAGGCCGCCGGCCTGCACGTGCTGGCCGAGAGCGACACCGCAGGCGTGCATCTCGCCGTCTCCGAGGATCTGTTCCGCATCGTCTTCTTCCAGGGTCACCCGGAATACGACATCATCAGCCTGCTCAAGGAATACAAGCGCGAGGTGCTGCGCTTCGCGGCCGGTCAACGGCCGGACTACCCGCCCTTTCCCGAACACTACTTCAGTCTGCAGTCGCAGGCCATTCTGGAGGAGCATCGCGACCGGGTGATCGCCGCGCTGGACCATGGCACGCCCCTGCCGGAGCTGCCGGAGCGCCTGATCGCGCAGCGACTGGACAACACCTGGCATGACACCGCCGAGGCCGTCATCAACAACTGGATCGGCAAGGTCTACCAGATCACCAACATCGACCGCCGGCTGCCGTTCCAGGACGGCGTCGACCCCGATGATCCGCTGGGGCTGCGGCGCAGGCCGTAG
- a CDS encoding HDOD domain-containing protein, whose product MQPPESHATRDLAADIAASLVDDVSYLVSPPDICVKVFELAESDDASARDIGEVISRDPSLTARLLRLVNSSFYNFARRIDTVSRAVTIVGIRELYSLVLAVSAIKSFSNLSNNLVNIDTFWRHGIYTGLIARILARKCHILHPERLFVAGLLHDVGSLVLYAKLPEQMRDLLLVCDNDEGILHQAELAELGFTHADLGGALAHSWNLPEPLQEAITYHHLPSYSMGSEMETAIVHLADVLANRSELGAFCEQGDAESGRLDESVWEILGLDPDQFDAFEVIGEAGLQFSETAGLLMARA is encoded by the coding sequence ATGCAGCCACCGGAATCTCACGCCACCCGCGACCTGGCCGCGGACATTGCCGCCAGCCTGGTCGACGACGTCTCCTACCTGGTGTCGCCGCCGGACATCTGCGTCAAGGTGTTCGAGCTGGCAGAATCCGACGATGCCTCGGCACGCGACATCGGCGAGGTGATCAGCCGCGATCCCAGCCTCACCGCCCGCCTGCTGCGGCTGGTCAACAGTTCCTTCTACAACTTTGCGCGGCGCATCGACACCGTCAGCCGGGCGGTGACCATTGTCGGCATCCGCGAACTCTACAGCCTGGTGCTGGCGGTTTCGGCCATCAAGTCCTTCTCCAACCTGTCCAACAACCTGGTCAACATCGACACCTTCTGGCGCCACGGGATCTACACCGGCCTGATCGCCCGGATCCTGGCACGCAAGTGCCACATTCTGCACCCGGAACGGCTGTTCGTGGCCGGCCTGCTGCACGACGTCGGCAGCCTGGTGCTGTACGCGAAACTGCCCGAGCAGATGCGGGACCTGCTGCTGGTATGCGACAACGACGAGGGCATCCTGCACCAGGCGGAACTTGCGGAACTGGGCTTCACCCACGCCGATCTGGGCGGCGCGCTGGCGCACAGCTGGAACCTGCCCGAACCGCTGCAGGAGGCGATCACCTACCACCACCTGCCCTCCTATTCCATGGGCTCGGAGATGGAGACGGCGATCGTGCATCTGGCCGACGTGCTGGCCAACCGCTCGGAGCTGGGTGCCTTCTGCGAACAGGGCGACGCGGAAAGCGGGCGACTGGACGAGAGCGTATGGGAAATACTGGGGCTGGACCCAGACCAGTTCGATGCCTTCGAAGTGATCGGCGAAGCCGGGCTGCAGTTCAGCGAGACCGCCGGCCTGCTGATGGCGCGGGCCTGA
- a CDS encoding PDC sensor domain-containing protein, with amino-acid sequence MTGTTTEQVPTGSPLAESIRQQREALTEMIRMPLQGIAERCADVWPDREALDQTLMSGLLELPYCAFLYALDPRGRQLSDNASHQGLLPEHYGRDRSDRPYMKGVLPIYGLQLSDSYLSLRARRPSVTALQVVRRGGRVLGFVGADFDLRDLPLTRALYEEPHHWRQIKGDPAIRGQVFQQCRQESAMDRRLDDVLAIMEELIVEHGVFHGKLHFSSNRATLWHVSDPFRYRLLELDMLVDPSVCFAYPRTRYPDSAVVPAGVIGEILRSFRALRFADQSIYLRAGSINIFNGLVALNFSCDGSHYLPFAEFLDRETPFWSDLGIED; translated from the coding sequence ATGACAGGAACGACAACAGAACAGGTCCCGACGGGCAGCCCGCTGGCGGAGAGCATCCGCCAGCAGCGCGAGGCGCTGACCGAGATGATCCGCATGCCCCTGCAGGGCATCGCCGAGCGCTGCGCCGATGTCTGGCCGGACCGCGAGGCGCTGGACCAGACGCTGATGTCGGGGCTGCTGGAACTGCCCTACTGCGCCTTTCTCTATGCGCTCGATCCGCGCGGCCGGCAGCTCAGCGACAACGCCAGCCACCAGGGTCTGCTGCCGGAGCACTACGGCCGTGATCGCTCCGACCGTCCCTACATGAAGGGGGTGCTGCCGATCTACGGGCTGCAACTGTCGGACAGCTATCTCAGTCTGCGGGCCCGGCGGCCCTCGGTCACGGCCCTCCAGGTGGTGCGCCGTGGCGGGCGGGTGCTGGGCTTCGTGGGTGCCGACTTCGACCTGCGCGATCTCCCGCTGACCCGCGCTCTCTACGAGGAACCGCATCACTGGCGCCAGATCAAGGGCGATCCCGCGATCCGGGGCCAGGTCTTCCAACAGTGCCGGCAGGAAAGCGCCATGGACCGTCGCCTCGACGACGTGCTCGCGATCATGGAGGAGCTGATCGTCGAGCATGGCGTGTTCCACGGCAAGCTGCACTTCTCCAGCAATCGTGCCACCCTGTGGCACGTCAGCGATCCCTTCCGCTACCGGCTGCTGGAGCTGGACATGCTGGTCGATCCCAGCGTCTGTTTCGCCTATCCGCGTACCCGCTATCCGGACAGTGCCGTGGTGCCGGCCGGGGTCATCGGCGAGATCCTGCGCAGCTTCCGGGCGCTGCGCTTTGCCGACCAGAGCATCTATCTGCGTGCCGGTTCCATCAATATCTTCAACGGGCTGGTGGCACTGAACTTCTCCTGCGACGGTTCCCACTATCTGCCCTTCGCCGAGTTTCTGGACCGGGAAACCCCCTTCTGGAGCGATCTCGGTATCGAGGATTGA
- a CDS encoding flagellar brake protein has protein sequence MAQPPLNIMVGSSLQLLPETNGGSLPVTLIGYLEGRSVLVSHPTADDGQLLPLVRGDRVEMRFESGDSLFSFESRVERVCEQPFPYVHLTYPEGVQSSSTRRAMRVPVNDMAMMLVMEDAGRKLSVALADISLAGARLVSTSRLGDVGDRFSIEIPHHGRQGSERVILPCEIRYVRDEISANSGKRVHHHGVEFTGLSKRALVFIQQYIGDKVAERRGA, from the coding sequence ATGGCCCAGCCACCGCTCAACATCATGGTCGGATCTTCCCTGCAACTGCTGCCGGAGACGAATGGCGGGTCGCTCCCGGTGACCCTGATCGGCTATCTCGAGGGCCGGAGCGTGCTGGTCAGCCACCCCACGGCAGATGACGGTCAGCTTCTGCCACTGGTGAGGGGCGACCGCGTGGAGATGCGCTTCGAGTCGGGGGACAGCCTGTTCAGCTTCGAAAGCCGGGTGGAACGGGTGTGCGAGCAGCCCTTCCCCTATGTGCACCTGACCTACCCCGAAGGCGTCCAGAGCAGCAGCACCCGGCGTGCCATGCGCGTGCCTGTCAACGACATGGCCATGATGCTGGTGATGGAGGATGCCGGTCGCAAGCTGTCGGTGGCGCTGGCCGACATCTCGCTGGCCGGTGCGCGACTGGTGTCCACCAGCCGGCTGGGTGACGTCGGTGACCGCTTCTCGATCGAGATTCCGCACCATGGCCGGCAGGGCAGCGAGCGTGTCATACTGCCCTGCGAGATCCGCTATGTGCGCGACGAGATCAGCGCCAACAGCGGCAAGCGCGTCCATCACCACGGTGTCGAGTTCACCGGGCTCAGCAAGCGGGCGCTGGTGTTCATTCAACAGTACATCGGTGACAAGGTGGCCGAACGCCGCGGCGCCTGA
- a CDS encoding HDOD domain-containing protein — MAVIQETGKAEAPAATAAGEEGGWLETLVREVKEGRLALPSLPDIALRVRKAVQDPKRSASDVARMVQMDPALAARLVQVVNSPLYRGARPIDNCHTAITRLGLKATRNLVVSFTLRNLFQPETRWIADRLKHTWRHSCRVAAIASVLSRVTPGIDPDRALLAGLVHDIGELPVLVHLEQGAIDLPRAETEALLARLRGALGTFVLKAWKFEPDLAEVPKQVENWKRSVPGAADYVDVVQVAHVHACFGDASGKAPPLPELAAFAKLPLSKLGPDASVELLAQSAQEINEVIRILQ; from the coding sequence ATGGCGGTGATTCAGGAGACTGGCAAGGCCGAGGCGCCGGCGGCAACGGCTGCGGGCGAGGAGGGCGGCTGGCTCGAGACCCTCGTCCGGGAGGTGAAGGAGGGCCGGCTGGCATTGCCCAGCCTGCCCGACATCGCGCTGCGGGTACGCAAGGCCGTCCAGGACCCGAAGCGTTCGGCCAGCGACGTGGCGCGCATGGTGCAGATGGACCCGGCACTGGCGGCGCGTCTGGTGCAGGTGGTCAACAGCCCCCTCTATCGCGGCGCCCGGCCCATCGACAACTGCCACACCGCCATCACCCGCCTCGGTCTCAAGGCCACCCGCAATCTGGTGGTCAGCTTTACCCTGCGCAACCTGTTCCAGCCGGAGACGCGCTGGATTGCCGACCGCCTCAAGCACACCTGGCGCCATAGCTGCCGGGTGGCGGCGATTGCCAGCGTCCTGTCGCGGGTCACGCCCGGCATCGATCCCGACCGCGCCCTGCTGGCCGGGCTGGTGCACGACATCGGCGAGCTGCCGGTGCTGGTGCATCTCGAACAGGGTGCTATCGACCTGCCGCGCGCCGAAACAGAGGCGCTGCTGGCGCGTCTCCGGGGCGCGCTCGGAACCTTCGTGCTCAAGGCCTGGAAATTCGAACCGGATCTGGCCGAAGTACCCAAGCAGGTGGAAAACTGGAAGCGTTCGGTGCCGGGTGCCGCGGACTATGTCGACGTGGTGCAGGTCGCCCATGTTCATGCCTGTTTCGGCGACGCCAGTGGCAAGGCGCCCCCACTGCCGGAACTGGCCGCCTTTGCCAAGCTGCCGCTGAGCAAGCTCGGTCCCGATGCCAGCGTGGAGCTGCTGGCGCAGTCCGCCCAGGAGATCAACGAGGTGATCCGTATCCTGCAGTGA
- a CDS encoding MTH1187 family thiamine-binding protein translates to MRATAELQVIPIGQGVSVRREIRRVLDLLAEHDLTLETHASGTNLEGDLEVILAAVRQVHEVLHAEGTVRLVSYLKLETRTDKVPTLAGKRL, encoded by the coding sequence ATGAGAGCAACCGCGGAACTGCAGGTGATTCCCATCGGACAGGGCGTATCGGTGCGTCGCGAGATCCGGCGGGTGCTGGACCTGCTGGCCGAGCACGACCTGACGCTGGAAACCCATGCCTCCGGCACCAACCTGGAGGGCGACCTGGAGGTGATCCTGGCTGCCGTGCGCCAGGTGCACGAGGTGCTGCATGCCGAGGGCACGGTCAGGCTGGTGAGCTACCTGAAACTGGAAACCCGCACCGACAAGGTGCCGACGCTGGCCGGCAAGCGGCTTTAA